A stretch of Miscanthus floridulus cultivar M001 chromosome 13, ASM1932011v1, whole genome shotgun sequence DNA encodes these proteins:
- the LOC136499105 gene encoding UDP-glucose 4-epimerase 2, whose amino-acid sequence MAVEKTLPGVNAGRTVLVTGGAGYIGTHAVLQLLLAGFRAVVVDNLNNSSELAVRRVAALAGDHSRNLSFHKIDLRDKGALEMVFASTRFDAVVHFAGLKAVGESVQKPLLYYDNNVIGTINLLEVMSAHGCKKLVFSSSAAVYGSPKNSPCTEDFPLTPNNPYGKTKLVVEDICRDIYRSDPEWKIILLRYFNPVGAHPSGYLGEDPRGIPNNLMPYVQQVAVGRRPALTVLGNDYATRDGTGVRDYIHVVDLADGHIAALQKLFENSSIGCEAYNLGTGRGTSVLEIVQAFEKASGKKIPLIFGERRPGDAEILFSETTKAERELNWKAKYGIEEMCRDQWNWASKNPYGYGSPDSTKQNGHQTNGSADSSKQNGHRTNGSTDSPKRNGHYAYGSADSPKQNGHYVYGSSDFKQNGNGHLR is encoded by the exons ATGGCGGTGGAGAAGACGCTGCCCGGCGTGAATGCGGGGAGGACCGTGCTGGTCACGGGCGGGGCGGGCTACATCGGCACCCACGCCGTGCTGCAGCTCCTCCTCGCGGGAttccgcgccgtcgtcgtcgacaACCTCAACAACTCCTCCGAGCTCGCCGTCCGCCGCGTCGCCGCGCTAGCGGGGGACCACTCGCGCAACCTCTCCTTCCACAAG ATTGATCTCCGTGACAAGGGAGCACTGGAAATGGTTTTTGCTTCTACAAG ATTTGATGCTGTCGTCCACTTCGCTGGATTAAAAGCTGTAGGCGAAAGTGTACAGAAGCCATTACTTTATTATGACAACAACGTCATTGGCACGATAAATCTTCTAGAAGTTATGTCTGCTCATGGTTGCAAGAAG TTGGTGTTCTCATCATCAGCTGCAGTTTATGGGTCACCCAAAAACTCACCTTGCACAGAAGATTTTCCTCTGACTCCAAACAATCCATATGGCAAAACAAAG CTCGTTGTTGAGGATATTTGCCGTGATATCTACCGTTCAGATCCTGAATGGAAGATCATTTTACTTAGGTACTTCAATCCAGTTGGTGCTCATCCCAGTGGATATCTTGGTGAGGACCCACGAGGAATTCCCAACAATCTTATGCCCTATGTTCAGCAAGTTGCGGTTGGTAGGAGGCCAGCTCTGACAGTTTTAGGAAATGACTATGCGACAAGAGATGGGACTGGG GTCCGAGATTACATCCATGTTGTTGACCTTGCTGATGGACATATTGCTGCATTGCAGAAGCTTTTTGAGAACTCTAGCATAG GGTGTGAAGCATACAACCTTGGAACCGGAAGAGGTACATCTGTGCTGGAGATTGTTCAAGCATTCGAGAAGGCTTCTGGGAAG AAAATCCCTCTGATTTTTGGTGAGAGACGCCCTGGTGATGCAGAGATTCTGTTTTCAGAGACTACTAAAGCAGAGAGGGAGCTTAACTGGAA AGCAAAATACGGTATTGAAGAGATGTGTCGCGACCAATGGAACTGGGCCAGCAAGAACCCTTATGGCTATGGATCGCCGGACTCTACCAAGCAGAATGGTCACCAAACAAATGGATCCGCTGACTCCTCCAAGCAGAATGGCCACCGCACAAACGGTTCAACTGACTCACCCAAGCGGAATGGCCACTATGCCTATGGGTCCGCCGACTCACCCAAGCAGAATGGGCACTATGTTTATGGATCATCAGACTTCAAGCAGAATGGTAATGGCCACCTGCGCTGA